A window of the Nocardia sp. NBC_01329 genome harbors these coding sequences:
- a CDS encoding CocE/NonD family hydrolase — protein MRLYRVHGLAAATVVIIVTVILVVAAQYARHPVHRDTAPAASPAELAQQWTALHDGPQPYPETQIDKDVLITMSDGVVLKADVYRPAAAGGAAETRPLPTIVTMTPYSKMMSSLIDSAMGDPEVRQWTMDLVRRINLTGTPISGFEDLLHALDGGTVATVLGLDSQLVRAGYTVVSVDVRGTGQSQGLWDTLGEREQLDTREVIEWSARQPWSNGRIAMSGGSYAGINQLRAAENAPKPLQAIFPVEPGSDLMRDVVAPGGGVGVTFLPLWLNQVNQAKLMPDVKSMLDGTFDWQWLSDRMADPATNYDLLAQALLTPSLRNMPPALADALDENSAFRQGIMGHPEKITVPTFVYGGWHDIFANSATTLYNDIQLPPGRKQLIVGDTYHANPGSGTGRAGSPPRLDVLQRAWFDHWLKDIDNGIAGYGPVIVWEQGGNWVVMDQFPQPGMTHRRVYLSGAPSGTTDDSVHDGSLVGQPDGADRLTVAPGLTNLCSRDMAQGSAGIGAVLDMCAKDSRIAERNALTFTTEPIAERTIVSGPINVHLNTVHDAQDGYWNVTVNDVAPDGTSTVLSTGQLTASLRAIDDARSTRSPNGDLTAPHNPLTLDSVQKVVPGEAVTLDIAVIPIQAVLAPGHRLRLDVFAGNSPKALAFRPMLNDTELKPQHLALDPAAPSFINLPTDRPLFVSRSEPGRAAPPSAPVPAPRSAPAPQSAQAPGSPAIPTTPQAVPAPELPPNSAPQPVTTAPPPTAPPAPAPAPAQAPAPVEAPAPPVEAVIPPVEVPGPAPAPAPAPAPAPAPAPAPAPAAAPQVAPAAGSWSARPGR, from the coding sequence ATGCGGCTGTACCGGGTTCACGGGCTCGCGGCCGCCACCGTGGTCATCATCGTGACCGTGATCCTGGTGGTGGCAGCGCAATACGCACGCCACCCGGTCCATCGCGATACCGCGCCTGCCGCGTCACCGGCCGAGCTCGCCCAGCAGTGGACCGCCCTGCACGACGGGCCGCAGCCGTATCCGGAAACACAGATCGACAAAGACGTGCTGATCACCATGAGCGACGGCGTCGTACTCAAAGCCGATGTCTACCGGCCCGCCGCGGCCGGTGGCGCGGCCGAGACCCGGCCGCTGCCCACGATCGTCACCATGACGCCGTACTCGAAGATGATGTCGAGTCTCATCGATTCGGCGATGGGCGATCCCGAAGTGCGGCAGTGGACCATGGACCTGGTACGCCGGATCAACCTGACCGGCACCCCGATCAGCGGCTTCGAGGATCTGCTGCACGCCCTCGACGGCGGCACGGTGGCGACCGTGCTCGGGCTCGACAGCCAGCTCGTCCGCGCCGGATACACGGTCGTATCGGTCGATGTGCGCGGTACCGGGCAGTCGCAGGGACTGTGGGACACCCTCGGTGAACGTGAACAGCTCGACACGCGCGAGGTGATCGAATGGTCGGCCCGTCAGCCCTGGTCCAACGGACGGATCGCCATGAGCGGCGGGTCCTACGCCGGGATCAATCAGTTGCGCGCCGCGGAGAACGCGCCGAAACCGTTGCAGGCCATCTTCCCGGTCGAACCCGGTAGCGATCTCATGCGCGATGTGGTGGCACCGGGCGGCGGAGTGGGCGTGACCTTCCTGCCGCTGTGGCTGAACCAGGTGAACCAGGCGAAACTCATGCCGGATGTGAAGTCGATGCTCGACGGCACCTTCGACTGGCAGTGGCTCAGCGACCGGATGGCCGATCCCGCGACGAACTACGACCTGCTGGCCCAAGCCCTGCTCACACCGTCGTTGCGCAATATGCCACCGGCGCTGGCCGACGCGTTGGACGAGAACAGCGCCTTCCGGCAGGGCATCATGGGCCATCCGGAGAAGATCACCGTGCCGACCTTCGTCTACGGCGGCTGGCACGATATCTTCGCCAACAGCGCGACCACTCTCTACAACGACATCCAGCTGCCGCCGGGGCGTAAACAGCTCATCGTCGGCGATACCTATCACGCCAACCCCGGGTCGGGAACGGGCCGGGCGGGGTCCCCGCCGCGATTGGACGTTCTGCAGCGCGCGTGGTTCGACCACTGGCTCAAGGACATCGACAACGGTATCGCCGGTTACGGCCCGGTGATCGTCTGGGAGCAGGGCGGCAACTGGGTGGTGATGGACCAGTTCCCGCAGCCGGGTATGACGCACCGGCGGGTCTATCTGTCCGGCGCCCCCAGCGGCACCACCGACGACAGCGTGCACGACGGTTCGCTCGTCGGGCAGCCGGACGGAGCCGACCGGCTCACGGTGGCGCCGGGTCTGACGAATCTGTGTTCGCGGGATATGGCGCAGGGATCGGCGGGGATCGGCGCGGTACTGGATATGTGCGCCAAGGATTCCCGGATCGCCGAACGCAACGCGCTCACCTTCACCACCGAGCCGATCGCCGAACGCACGATCGTGTCCGGTCCGATCAACGTGCACCTCAACACGGTCCACGACGCCCAGGACGGCTACTGGAACGTGACGGTCAACGATGTGGCGCCGGACGGCACCTCGACCGTGCTGAGCACCGGCCAGCTCACCGCGTCGCTGCGGGCGATCGACGACGCCCGCAGCACCCGGTCACCCAACGGAGATCTCACCGCGCCGCACAACCCGCTCACTCTCGACAGTGTGCAGAAGGTGGTGCCCGGCGAAGCGGTCACCCTCGATATCGCGGTGATTCCGATCCAGGCGGTGCTGGCGCCGGGGCACCGGCTGCGGCTCGACGTTTTCGCCGGTAACTCGCCCAAGGCGCTGGCCTTCCGGCCCATGCTGAACGACACCGAGCTCAAACCTCAGCATCTGGCGCTGGATCCGGCCGCGCCGAGTTTCATCAATCTCCCGACCGATCGGCCGCTGTTCGTCTCGCGGAGCGAACCGGGCCGGGCGGCCCCGCCCTCGGCGCCGGTTCCCGCACCGCGATCGGCCCCGGCGCCGCAGTCGGCGCAGGCCCCCGGCTCGCCCGCGATCCCCACCACGCCGCAGGCGGTCCCCGCCCCGGAGCTGCCCCCGAACTCCGCCCCACAGCCGGTGACGACCGCCCCGCCGCCGACGGCGCCCCCGGCTCCCGCGCCCGCTCCTGCCCAGGCGCCCGCCCCCGTCGAGGCGCCCGCTCCTCCCGTCGAGGCGGTCATCCCTCCCGTCGAGGTGCCCGGGCCCGCGCCCGCTCCCGCGCCCGCGCCCGCGCCCGCTCCCGCGCCCGCGCCCGCGCCCGCGCCCGCGGCGGCGCCGCAGGTGGCCCCGGCCGCGGGGTCCTGGTCCGCGCGGCCGGGTCGGTAG
- a CDS encoding adenylate/guanylate cyclase domain-containing protein — protein MVSQERAESVRSAAEASLLAGRRRYNRIEVAEKAEVSPELARRLWVSLGFPASEDDSARDYTDADIAAIQRFREVGILAGADARQQAATARTIGQTMARLAEWQVDLVLAEIDRRVAAAGADGDRAQITRTATAETVELLESLLSYAWRRHLDAALARNLEETGPAEDSTRVLAVGFADMVGYTRLTRHLHPDELSTLLEAFESTTNDAIAENGGWVVKNVGDEVMFAAESPLAAARIALALQESTMTVGTTPELRVAIAYGPVLQRFGDLYGSVVNIAARLTGVARPGTILVDDGAAAALDGETELDIRHLRSVRVRGFNRLRPHLLRRNGKAGS, from the coding sequence ATGGTGTCGCAGGAGAGGGCCGAATCGGTGCGGTCGGCGGCAGAGGCGAGCCTGCTCGCCGGCCGTCGGCGCTACAACCGTATCGAGGTCGCCGAAAAAGCCGAGGTATCGCCGGAGCTGGCCAGACGGCTGTGGGTCTCCCTGGGTTTCCCCGCCAGCGAGGACGACAGTGCGCGCGATTACACCGACGCGGATATCGCCGCGATCCAGCGGTTCCGGGAGGTCGGGATCCTGGCCGGGGCCGATGCCCGCCAGCAGGCCGCCACCGCCCGCACGATCGGACAGACCATGGCGCGCCTGGCGGAATGGCAGGTCGATCTGGTGCTCGCCGAGATCGATCGACGCGTCGCCGCCGCCGGAGCCGACGGGGACCGCGCACAGATCACCCGCACCGCGACCGCCGAAACGGTGGAATTGCTGGAGAGCCTGCTGTCCTACGCGTGGCGACGGCACCTCGACGCGGCGCTCGCGCGCAATCTGGAGGAGACCGGCCCGGCCGAGGATTCGACCAGGGTGCTGGCCGTCGGCTTCGCGGATATGGTCGGCTACACCCGGCTGACCCGGCACCTCCATCCGGACGAACTGTCCACGTTGCTGGAAGCCTTCGAGTCCACCACCAACGACGCCATCGCCGAGAACGGCGGCTGGGTTGTCAAGAACGTCGGTGACGAAGTCATGTTCGCGGCCGAATCGCCGCTGGCCGCGGCCCGGATCGCGCTGGCGCTGCAGGAATCCACCATGACCGTGGGCACCACCCCGGAACTGCGGGTGGCCATCGCCTACGGGCCGGTGCTGCAGCGTTTCGGCGACCTGTACGGCTCGGTGGTGAACATCGCCGCCCGGCTCACCGGTGTCGCCCGGCCGGGCACGATCCTGGTGGACGACGGTGCCGCGGCCGCACTGGACGGTGAGACGGAACTGGATATCCGGCATCTGCGCAGTGTGCGGGTGCGCGGGTTCAACCGGCTGCGGCCGCATCTGCTCCGGCGTAACGGGAAAGCCGGATCCTGA
- a CDS encoding Fic family protein, with amino-acid sequence MATVDVEDLLAGEHDVDISEENRAETLAYEQMMTYIQTLHDVEDFTYVKEMLNALHWMLQGHRHSPRKPAGQWRRGQVYVTDARDPSIAAYTAPDADAVPRLMAELVDWLETADGTHPLIRAAMAHLHLVSIHPWADGNGRMSRSLQTLMIAREGVLAPEFCSIEAWLGRPGNTWEYYRVLRRLGSEYRPGQDVSEWVRFNLTAYHQQAQSVRARFVRSGRVWEQLSEFATAESLDERLVTALHDVAMSGRVRRSRYEQSEGLSVQQAQRDLRELVRRRILEPVGRTRARLYVAGSFFPEAVSETARTPVTLTDPYAPRT; translated from the coding sequence CGCCTATGAGCAGATGATGACCTATATCCAGACCTTGCACGACGTCGAAGACTTCACCTACGTCAAAGAGATGCTGAATGCCCTGCATTGGATGTTGCAGGGACATCGTCATTCACCGCGCAAACCGGCGGGGCAGTGGCGGCGTGGACAGGTCTATGTAACCGATGCCCGCGACCCGAGTATTGCCGCGTACACCGCCCCGGACGCCGACGCGGTTCCCCGGCTCATGGCGGAGTTGGTGGACTGGCTCGAAACCGCGGACGGGACGCATCCGCTGATTCGCGCGGCCATGGCGCATTTGCATCTTGTCTCCATCCATCCGTGGGCCGACGGGAACGGCCGGATGTCGCGCTCACTACAGACGCTGATGATCGCTCGGGAGGGGGTGCTGGCCCCGGAGTTCTGCTCGATCGAGGCATGGCTCGGCCGGCCGGGTAATACGTGGGAGTACTACCGGGTGCTGCGACGTCTCGGCAGCGAATATCGTCCCGGCCAGGATGTATCGGAGTGGGTCCGGTTCAACCTGACCGCGTACCACCAGCAGGCGCAGTCCGTGCGTGCGCGGTTCGTCCGATCCGGGCGGGTATGGGAGCAGCTATCGGAGTTCGCGACCGCCGAATCGCTCGACGAACGTCTGGTCACCGCGTTGCACGATGTGGCGATGTCGGGTCGGGTGCGTCGGAGCCGGTACGAACAGAGTGAAGGTCTGAGTGTTCAGCAGGCCCAGCGTGACCTGCGTGAACTCGTCCGCAGGCGGATTCTGGAACCGGTGGGGCGCACTCGCGCGCGATTGTATGTCGCCGGTTCGTTCTTCCCCGAAGCTGTTTCGGAGACGGCGCGCACACCGGTGACATTGACCGACCCGTATGCGCCGCGCACCTGA
- a CDS encoding EamA family transporter: protein MAKNLIEIAGAQTTVCLRIAFAGLLAILIWRPSLRIDPRAIPGIVALGAAIAMMNLCFYAAIEHIPLGMAVTIEFLGPLCVALFTSWRPSNLILAVTAGAGVLLLTDSAGTASWTGIGFALLSGLGWAGYIVFGKAVARYTPTNDALALALGLGALVTVPVLLTRTEDLPLDPWFLTGAVAVAVLTSLVPHAIELNALRHMEVSTFGVMMSMGPAVAALAGLALLGETLRPLQWAGIAAVVGASAGATLLADRRTPIPPETPAGPQPVRPIPNDPVPAT, encoded by the coding sequence ATGGCCAAGAATTTGATAGAAATCGCGGGCGCCCAGACAACGGTATGCCTGCGCATCGCATTCGCCGGCCTTCTCGCGATCCTCATCTGGCGCCCGTCCCTGCGGATCGACCCGCGCGCGATTCCCGGTATCGTGGCGCTCGGCGCCGCCATCGCAATGATGAACCTCTGCTTCTACGCCGCCATCGAGCACATACCACTCGGTATGGCGGTCACCATCGAATTCCTCGGCCCGCTCTGCGTCGCCCTGTTCACCTCCTGGCGCCCGAGCAACCTGATCCTGGCCGTGACCGCGGGCGCCGGAGTACTACTTCTCACCGATTCCGCCGGAACCGCCTCGTGGACCGGAATCGGCTTCGCACTGCTGTCCGGACTCGGCTGGGCCGGTTACATCGTCTTCGGTAAAGCCGTTGCCCGCTACACCCCGACCAACGACGCCCTCGCCCTCGCCCTGGGACTCGGTGCCCTGGTCACGGTCCCGGTACTGCTGACCCGCACCGAGGACCTCCCACTGGATCCCTGGTTCCTGACCGGGGCCGTCGCCGTCGCCGTACTCACCTCATTGGTCCCACACGCCATCGAACTCAACGCGCTACGCCACATGGAGGTCTCGACCTTCGGCGTCATGATGAGCATGGGACCGGCGGTCGCCGCGCTGGCCGGGCTCGCCCTGCTCGGCGAGACATTGCGGCCGCTGCAGTGGGCGGGTATCGCCGCGGTGGTCGGGGCGAGCGCGGGCGCGACCCTGCTCGCCGACCGACGCACACCGATTCCGCCCGAAACCCCTGCGGGGCCCCAGCCCGTCCGGCCGATCCCCAACGACCCAGTTCCAGCTACCTGA
- a CDS encoding helix-turn-helix domain-containing protein, with protein sequence MDQEFGEVIEAIGPRLRELRRRNGTTLTALSEVTGIPVSTLSRLESGQRKPSLELLLPLAKAHQVPLDELVDAPETGDPRVHTRPVTHHGQTFIPLTRRPGGLQAYKQILSGRAAAQPDPRTHEGYHWLYVLNGKLRLILGDQDMILTPGEVAEFDTHLPHWFGNADEHPVEYLSIYGPQGERFHIKARYRPE encoded by the coding sequence ATGGATCAGGAGTTCGGCGAAGTCATCGAGGCGATCGGCCCACGGTTGCGCGAGCTGCGCCGCCGCAACGGCACCACATTGACGGCGCTGTCCGAGGTCACCGGCATCCCGGTGAGCACGCTGTCCCGCCTGGAATCCGGTCAGCGCAAACCCAGCCTCGAACTACTGCTCCCCCTGGCCAAGGCCCATCAGGTGCCGTTGGACGAATTGGTCGACGCACCGGAGACCGGCGACCCCCGGGTGCACACCCGTCCGGTGACCCATCACGGCCAGACCTTCATCCCGTTGACCCGCAGACCGGGCGGACTACAGGCCTACAAGCAGATCCTGTCCGGCCGCGCCGCCGCCCAGCCCGATCCGCGCACCCACGAGGGTTACCACTGGCTCTACGTCCTCAACGGCAAACTGCGCTTGATCCTGGGCGACCAGGACATGATCCTCACCCCGGGCGAGGTCGCCGAATTCGACACCCACCTGCCGCACTGGTTCGGCAACGCCGACGAGCACCCCGTGGAATACCTGAGCATCTACGGCCCGCAGGGCGAGCGGTTCCACATCAAGGCCAGATATCGGCCGGAGTGA
- a CDS encoding SHOCT domain-containing protein has protein sequence MVFRAGRVGRPGLLGTVARTAVVAGTARATTNALDRRSQRRASEQQAYQEPQQVYQEPPAQYAPPQAPPVPAQSEQDLVAKLERLGRLRDSGTLSEQEFAAAKAQLLQ, from the coding sequence ATGGTGTTCAGGGCAGGACGCGTAGGACGGCCGGGGCTGCTCGGCACGGTCGCCCGGACGGCCGTGGTGGCGGGTACCGCCCGCGCCACCACCAATGCCCTCGACCGTCGCTCCCAGCGCCGGGCGAGCGAGCAGCAGGCATACCAGGAACCGCAGCAGGTCTACCAGGAGCCTCCGGCGCAGTACGCGCCGCCGCAGGCCCCGCCCGTACCCGCGCAGTCCGAACAGGACCTGGTGGCCAAGCTGGAGCGTCTCGGCCGGTTGCGCGATTCCGGGACTCTTTCGGAGCAGGAGTTCGCGGCGGCCAAGGCTCAGCTACTGCAGTAG
- a CDS encoding C40 family peptidase: MESVPIRQRCAALVLMAAAAGAILGTTAPARAQPITVPGLGTFELPDQIQLPTGIPGIGIPAPQISPAPPVGDIAVAAARSKLGAPYVSGGAGPNVFDCSGLVQWAYQQAGVQVPRTSWSQLSAGTPVSLDQLHVGDVISYSGGGHSALYAGDGQVIHAATDTVEISPLSYSPAVGARRF; this comes from the coding sequence ATGGAGTCTGTACCGATACGTCAGCGCTGTGCCGCACTGGTCCTCATGGCCGCCGCGGCCGGCGCCATTCTCGGAACAACGGCACCCGCTCGAGCTCAGCCGATAACCGTTCCCGGCCTCGGCACATTCGAACTCCCCGATCAGATCCAGTTGCCGACCGGAATCCCCGGGATCGGCATACCCGCCCCACAGATCTCCCCCGCCCCGCCGGTCGGCGATATCGCGGTCGCGGCGGCGCGCAGCAAACTCGGGGCACCCTATGTCTCCGGCGGCGCCGGGCCGAATGTTTTCGACTGCTCGGGCCTGGTGCAGTGGGCATATCAGCAGGCCGGAGTGCAGGTACCGCGCACCAGCTGGTCCCAGCTGTCCGCCGGCACCCCGGTCTCGCTCGATCAGCTGCACGTCGGCGATGTGATCTCCTACAGCGGCGGCGGCCATTCCGCGCTGTACGCCGGGGACGGTCAAGTGATCCACGCGGCGACCGACACCGTGGAGATATCCCCGCTGTCGTATTCGCCCGCGGTCGGAGCACGCCGCTTCTGA
- a CDS encoding class I SAM-dependent methyltransferase gives MDQQFWDDMYSGSDQHFSGLPNDALVTEVTGMTPGRVLDLGCGEGADAYWLAEQGWQVTAVDISQVALDRAGAGHPEIAWQRADITVAPMPAGSFDLVSAHYFPIAHQSDHATVRGLLEAVAPEGTLLFVSHDPTEFPPREENPHGFDPYDFYQPSEIAGLLGDEWTIEVEDRRDRNRPAAGHQIKDLVLRARRAG, from the coding sequence ATGGACCAGCAATTCTGGGACGATATGTACAGCGGCAGCGACCAGCACTTCAGTGGGTTGCCCAACGATGCCCTCGTCACCGAAGTGACCGGGATGACACCCGGCCGAGTCCTGGATCTCGGCTGCGGTGAGGGTGCGGACGCATACTGGCTGGCCGAGCAGGGCTGGCAGGTGACCGCCGTCGACATCTCGCAGGTTGCGCTGGACCGCGCGGGGGCCGGGCATCCGGAGATCGCCTGGCAGCGCGCCGATATCACCGTCGCGCCGATGCCGGCGGGTTCGTTCGATCTGGTCTCGGCGCACTACTTCCCGATCGCCCACCAATCGGACCACGCCACCGTGCGCGGACTGCTCGAAGCCGTGGCTCCGGAGGGGACGCTGCTGTTCGTCTCGCACGACCCCACCGAATTCCCGCCGCGCGAAGAGAATCCGCATGGTTTCGACCCGTACGACTTCTATCAGCCGTCCGAAATCGCGGGGCTCCTCGGCGACGAATGGACCATCGAGGTCGAGGACCGGCGTGATCGCAACCGGCCCGCCGCCGGCCATCAGATCAAGGATCTCGTCCTGCGGGCGCGACGGGCGGGCTGA